One Elaeis guineensis isolate ETL-2024a chromosome 10, EG11, whole genome shotgun sequence genomic window carries:
- the LOC105053129 gene encoding thioredoxin-like 3-1, chloroplastic, which translates to MAALAANPYILRRDLCFREQGIHASNGGGCSLVAVNGGGFPAFSGVRSGGRRPRGEVKVGFFGQQAASRPTSIEMEAIGGEEELDEILRRSQERSQPIVIDWMAAWCRKCIYLKPKLEKVAAEYHPRVKFYYVDVNKVSQDLVKRGNISKMPTIQLWKDGELKAEVIGGHKAWLVMDEVREMIQKHV; encoded by the exons ATGGCGGCCTTGGCAGCGAATCCTTACATTCTCCGGCGTGATCTCTGCTTCAGAGAACAGGGGATCCACGCATCCAACGGCGGCGGGTGCTCGCTGGTGGCGGTGAACGGCGGAGGATTCCCAGCGTTCTCCGGCGTGAGGAGCGGGGGAAGGAGGCCGAGAGGGGAGGTAAAGGTGGGGTTTTTCGGGCAGCAAGCCGCGTCGAGGCCGACATCGATTGAGATGGAAGCCATCGGTGGAGAGGAAGAGCTGGATGAGATCCTCCGCCGGTCGCAGGAGCGCTCTCAGCCCATCGTCATCGACTG GATGGCTGCTTGGTGTCGAAAATGCATTTATTTGAAGCCCAAGTTAGAAAAGGTGGCAGCAGAATATCACCCAAG GGTTAAATTTTATTATGTGGATGTTAACAAAGTTTCTCAAGACCTGGTGAAGCGAGGGAACATTTCT AAAATGCCAACCATTCAG CTATGGAAGGATGGAGAATTGAAAGCTGAAGTAATTGGAGGCCATAAAGCATGGCTAGTAATGGATGAGGTCCGAGAGATGATTCAGAAACATGtttga